Proteins from a genomic interval of Crassostrea angulata isolate pt1a10 chromosome 7, ASM2561291v2, whole genome shotgun sequence:
- the LOC128157276 gene encoding B-box type zinc finger protein ncl-1-like translates to MSSPTPSQSDTVTTASTASNSSDSEMENANGPNTRCSICQETYTIPKVLSCFHTFCQPCLEKLQEVADKISCPECHQDTFLGGQGLTGLLPDYAVSNLLETNALDTSALHCTGCKSKETNAVARCFDCANFLCANCVMAHQFMHCFEGHRVASLSEIQGNKDENGSGKSEKPIYCPRHKTDVLKFFCKTCVQPICKECTVFDHGRGHDCSFIMDIGEKQMDVLQRMEEDAKNKVNELRVSAKGIEHISSRLQVQYHKAQNDINDTYNFYRAMLEERKQESLKELDQVFNTKQVAISSLAQKIQENIDRLFQGCEFVDKVVKYASITEALMFKNLVEQRFQNMFNFCPDINNQMYFDIEFVSNFQAITTGVRNTFGYIREAEDIIPPVQKPPPIARPNGVITTSSSSTSSSPPLTNGHSGIFETPMLSKDFGGSQNSLIFPPADTNMYEKWSNGMDIFQNGIDVFSTSADPLFDISSKLNLTSLYPPKSQLKRQKMIYHCKFGEFGVMEGQFTEPSGVAVNAQNDIIVADTNNHRIQIFDKEGRFKFQFGECGKRDGQLLYPNRVAVVKASGDIIVTERSPTHQIQIYNQYGQFVRKFGANILQHPRGVTVDNKGRIVIVECKVMRVIIFDQFGNVIHKFGCSKHLEFPNGVVVNDKEEIFISDNRAHCVKVFNYQGVFLRQIGGEGITNYPIGVGINSAGEILVADNHNNFNLTIFTQDGQLINALESKVKHAQCFDVSLMDDGSVVLASKDYRLYIYRYAQIPGIPM, encoded by the coding sequence ATGTCATCACCAACTCCTTCGCAGAGCGATACGGTTACCACGGCATCCACTGCCTCCAACTCGTCCGACAGCGAGATGGAAAATGCCAATGGGCCTAATACCCGCTGTTCAATTTGCCAAGAAACATACACAATACCCAAAGTTCTTAGCTGTTTTCATACTTTTTGTCAACCCTGTCTCGAGAAACTTCAAGAAGTTGCAGACAAAATCAGCTGTCCTGAGTGCCATCAAGACACATTCCTAGGGGGTCAAGGCCTGACCGGTCTGCTTCCTGACTACGCTGTCAGCAACCTACTGGAAACCAACGCATTAGATACAAGTGCCTTACACTGTACAGGCTGCAAAAGCAAAGAAACCAACGCTGTAGCAAGGTGCTTTGATTGTGCAAATTTCTTGTGTGCCAACTGCGTCATGGCTCACCAGTTCATGCACTGTTTTGAAGGACACAGGGTAGCGAGTCTGAGCGAGATTCAAGGCAATAAAGATGAAAATGGCAGTGGCAAGTCTGAGAAACCCATCTACTGTCCCAGGCACAAGACTGATGTCTTGAAGTTTTTCTGCAAAACCTGTGTACAGCCCATCTGCAAGGAGTGCACAGTTTTTGACCATGGAAGGGGACATGATTGCTCGTTCATCATGGACATTGGAGAAAAACAAATGGATGTCTTGCAGAGAATGGAAGAAGATGCAAAAAATAAAGTCAACGAACTTCGTGTTTCTGCCAAAGGGATTGAACACATTTCTAGTCGCCTGCAGGTCCAATACCATAAAGCTCAGAATGACATCAATGACACCTACAATTTCTACCGAGCAATGCTGGAGGAGAGAAAACAAGAATCTCTGAAGGAGCTTGATCAAGTCTTCAACACAAAGCAAGTTGCCATCAGTTCCTTGGCACAAAAGATCCAGGAAAACATCGATCGCCTTTTCCAAGGGTGTGAATTTGTTGACAAGGTTGTCAAATATGCTAGCATCACAGAAGCATTGATGTTCAAGAACCTGGTGGAACAACGTTTTCAGAACATGTTCAACTTCTGTCCAGACATCAACAACCAGATGTATTTTGATATCGAGTTCGTATCCAACTTCCAAGCCATTACCACTGGTGTACGCAACACTTTTGGATATATCCGTGAAGCTGAAGATATCATTCCTCCAGTGCAGAAACCGCCGCCCATTGCCAGACCTAATGGTGTTATTACCACCTCCTCTTCCTCCACTTCATCTTCACCACCTCTTACCAATGGTCATAGTGGTATTTTCGAGACACCAATGCTGTCCAAAGATTTTGGTGGTTCTCAGAATAGTCTCATTTTTCCACCAGCAGACACCAATATGTACGAAAAATGGTCCAATGGTATGGACATTTTCCAGAATGGCATTGATGTCTTTTCCACCAGTGCTGATCCACTCTTCGACATATCAAGTAAGCTCAATCTTACGAGTCTTTATCCACCAAAGTCGCAGCTAAAGAGACAGAAGATGATCTACCACTGCAAGTTTGGAGAGTTTGGAGTGATGGAGGGCCAGTTCACAGAGCCCAGTGGAGTAGCTGTCAATGCTCAGAATGACATCATCGTCGCAGACACCAACAATCACAGAATTCAGATCTTTGACAAAGAAGGAAGATTCAAGTTTCAGTTTGGAGAATGTGGCAAGAGAGATGGTCAGCTGCTTTATCCAAACAGAGTTGCTGTTGTAAAAGCATCAGGTGACATCATTGTCACAGAGCGAAGTCCAACTCACCAAATCCAAATCTACAACCAGTATGGCCAGTTCGTTCGCAAATTTGGTGCCAACATTCTCCAGCATCCAAGAGGAGTGACCGTCGACAACAAGGGGAGAATCGTCATCGTAGAATGCAAAGTTATGCGAGTCATCATTTTTGATCAGTTTGGGAATGTCATCCACAAGTTTGGTTGCTCCAAGCATCTTGAATTTCCAAATGGTGTGGTTGTAAACGACAAGGAGGAAATCTTCATTAGCGACAATCGAGCTCACTGTGTCAAGGTCTTTAACTACCAAGGAGTCTTTTTGCGGCAGATTGGAGGAGAAGGTATCACCAACTATCCGATTGGCGTTGGCATCAACAGCGCTGGAGAGATTCTGGTGGCAGACAACCACAACAACTTCAATCTCACGATTTTCACTCAAGACGGCCAGCTCATCAACGCCCTTGAAAGCAAGGTGAAGCATGCACAATGTTTCGATGTGTCCCTGATGGATGATGGTTCTGTCGTTCTAGCAAGCAAGGACTATCGTCTCTACATCTACAGGTATGCACAGATCCCTGGCATTCCCATGTAA
- the LOC128157278 gene encoding uncharacterized protein LOC128157278 isoform X1 — translation MFLRLELLPGCLSSFYDHQHEYLNITDTDSYFSLLLYAPSTTKMNNYIQTMYIFTYLKYSQGSVGAVGGNVSAVGYTAPEETTGFGYLATSPEYAFPYCGTIKRWDAKFMNKGTLWLQVWRHHKVMNYRLVQETPVYVTKVPTLEQMTSITTQDIIHFDKGDVIGWKSEANEIIPFRSSPVIVGGRGFWRLGSVPDPGGLVDWGQGEFVYGRQYAVSAIIAHNSSPYFVRDGQMVTSYTVVIDDAADLFTPVITVSVKDNDDNSTLRVSMETESIYFKFNDTSYKVYTVNWLRVGHYSLLIEATDPCGQSALAQVFITVVDKNPTTTQEMFLGKPAIVWRVGLPLSLGLSVICLGSISLYACIQWKRGPNFPDSLNL, via the exons ATGTTTCTACGACTGGAGTTGTTACCGGGGTGCTTATCTTCCTTTTATGACCACCAAcatgaatatttaaacattacAGATACAGACTCGTATTTTTCACTTCTATTATATGCACCTAGCacaacaaaaatgaacaactaCATCCAAACTATGTATATTTTCACCTACTTGAAATATAGTCAAG GTTCTGTGGGTGCGGTCGGAGGTAACGTGTCTGCTGTGGGGTACACCGCGCCCGAAGAGACTACTG GATTTGGTTATTTGGCTACATCCCCGGAATATGCGTTTCCTTATTGTGGAACAATAAAAAGATGGGATGCCAAGTTCATGAATAAAGGAACATTATGGCTACAAGTATGGCGACATCATAAGGTGATGAACTATCGACTGGTTCAAGAAACACCTGTTTACGTCACTaaag TTCCTACTTTGGAGCAAATGACTTCCATTACAACACAGGACATTATCCACTTTGATAAGGGCGATGTAATTGGATG GAAAAGCGAGGCAAATGAGATCATCCCGTTTCGCTCAAGCCCAGTGATTGTTGGGGGTCGCGGGTTTTGGCGGCTGGGGTCAGTGCCCGACCCTGGAGGTCTCGTGGACTGGGGGCAGGGAGAATTCGTGTATGGTAGACAGTATGCTGTGTCTGCCATTATAGCACACA ACAGCTCTCCATATTTTGTGAGGGACGGTCAGATGGTGACCTCATATACGGTTGTTATTGATGACGCCGCAGACTTATTCACTCCTGTCATAACTGTGTCGGTCAAGGACAATGACGACAATTCAACACTGAGAGTTTCCATGGAAACAGAatctatttatttcaagtttaacGATACCTCGT ACAAAGTATACACAGTAAATTGGTTGAGAGTTGGACATTACAGCCTCCTGATAGAAGCCACAGACCCCTGTGGTCAATCTGCCCTTGCTCAAGTCTTCATTACTGTG GTTGATAAGAACCCCACTACCACTCAGGAAATGTTCCTAGGAAAACCag CCATTGTTTGGAGGGTGGGGCTGCCTCTATCACTGGGACTTTCTGTTATCTGCTTGGGGAGCATTTCCCTATATGCCTGCATTCAGTGGAAAAGGGGACCAAATTTCCCAGACTCCTTGAATTTGTGA
- the LOC128157278 gene encoding uncharacterized protein LOC128157278 isoform X2, whose translation MHVLNKGKASSSGVLSTCLLIVTGSVGAVGGNVSAVGYTAPEETTGFGYLATSPEYAFPYCGTIKRWDAKFMNKGTLWLQVWRHHKVMNYRLVQETPVYVTKVPTLEQMTSITTQDIIHFDKGDVIGWKSEANEIIPFRSSPVIVGGRGFWRLGSVPDPGGLVDWGQGEFVYGRQYAVSAIIAHNSSPYFVRDGQMVTSYTVVIDDAADLFTPVITVSVKDNDDNSTLRVSMETESIYFKFNDTSYKVYTVNWLRVGHYSLLIEATDPCGQSALAQVFITVVDKNPTTTQEMFLGKPAIVWRVGLPLSLGLSVICLGSISLYACIQWKRGPNFPDSLNL comes from the exons ATGCATGTATTAAACAAAGGCAAAGCGTCATCGAGTGGTGTATTAAGCACGTGTTTGTTGATTGTGACAGGTTCTGTGGGTGCGGTCGGAGGTAACGTGTCTGCTGTGGGGTACACCGCGCCCGAAGAGACTACTG GATTTGGTTATTTGGCTACATCCCCGGAATATGCGTTTCCTTATTGTGGAACAATAAAAAGATGGGATGCCAAGTTCATGAATAAAGGAACATTATGGCTACAAGTATGGCGACATCATAAGGTGATGAACTATCGACTGGTTCAAGAAACACCTGTTTACGTCACTaaag TTCCTACTTTGGAGCAAATGACTTCCATTACAACACAGGACATTATCCACTTTGATAAGGGCGATGTAATTGGATG GAAAAGCGAGGCAAATGAGATCATCCCGTTTCGCTCAAGCCCAGTGATTGTTGGGGGTCGCGGGTTTTGGCGGCTGGGGTCAGTGCCCGACCCTGGAGGTCTCGTGGACTGGGGGCAGGGAGAATTCGTGTATGGTAGACAGTATGCTGTGTCTGCCATTATAGCACACA ACAGCTCTCCATATTTTGTGAGGGACGGTCAGATGGTGACCTCATATACGGTTGTTATTGATGACGCCGCAGACTTATTCACTCCTGTCATAACTGTGTCGGTCAAGGACAATGACGACAATTCAACACTGAGAGTTTCCATGGAAACAGAatctatttatttcaagtttaacGATACCTCGT ACAAAGTATACACAGTAAATTGGTTGAGAGTTGGACATTACAGCCTCCTGATAGAAGCCACAGACCCCTGTGGTCAATCTGCCCTTGCTCAAGTCTTCATTACTGTG GTTGATAAGAACCCCACTACCACTCAGGAAATGTTCCTAGGAAAACCag CCATTGTTTGGAGGGTGGGGCTGCCTCTATCACTGGGACTTTCTGTTATCTGCTTGGGGAGCATTTCCCTATATGCCTGCATTCAGTGGAAAAGGGGACCAAATTTCCCAGACTCCTTGAATTTGTGA
- the LOC128156642 gene encoding protein SDA1 homolog — protein sequence MNKLPNNLPQLQNLIKRDPLSYQDEFLQQYRHYESNLQIFQLKPSTYSKTLEELVLFVAQVAPCYPEEAAPFPEHLRDLLTHHGDALDRSMRMTFCKALILLRNKNMVQANSILELFFKLFRCQDKLLRKTLYTYIVTDIKNVNMKHKNAKLNSTLQGFMYTMMKDNNPVAAKMSLDVMIELYRRNIWNDAKTVNVIATGCFSKVTKILVAALKFFLGHEDGEKDESDSEEDEPPKTEKSLRLSHRVGKHTKKRQKKLDRALQALKKHKKKKKTAEVFNNSALHLLHDPQDMCEKLFSQLEKTTERFEVKLMMMDLASRLIGIHQLSVMNFYPFVQRFLQPHQREVTKILLFAAQSSHELVPPDVIEGVLRTISNNFITDRNAGEVMAVGMNAVKEICARCPLAMSTDLLGDLVQYKSHKDKGVMMSARALLQLYRKVNPDLLNRKDKGRPTEAMAETEPLVYGGQVAKDFIPGAEILPEEAEPKEEKEKNDWESCSDESDEEGEWIDVHHSSDEEAKEDEPQISKEERLKKAQTVSSNRILTAEEFEQIQKRQALKEVEGRHGKRKREGGQEEEGGGLLTLSTIENVHKKRAHDKESRLSTVMAGREGREKFGKNHEKMNPHASSTNKDKRRNKAFMMIKHKVQRKKIKRSFRDKQIALRNSLLKRQKAKR from the exons ATGAACAAATTACCAAATAATTTACCACAGCTACAAAATTTAATCAAGAGAGACCCACTTTCATACCAAGATGAG ttCTTACAACAGTATCGTCACTATGAATCAAATCTCCAGATATTTCAACTGAAGCCATCAACATACTCCAAGACTCTTGAAGAGCTTGTATTATTTGTTGCACAG GTAGCACCTTGTTATCCAGAGGAGGCAGCTCCATTCCCAGAACATCTGAGGGACTTGCTGACACATCATGGCGATGCACTGGATAGAAGCATGAGAATG ACATTTTGCAAGGCCCTGATTTTGCTGAGAAACAAGAACATGGTACAAGCTAACAGCATCCTGGAGTTGTTTTTCAAGCTGTTCCGTTGTCAGGACAAGCTTTTAAGGAAGACATTATATACCTACATTGTCactgatataaaaaatgtcaacaTGAAACATAAGAATGCCAAACTGAACTCG ACACTTCAGGGATTTATGTATACCATGATGAAGGACAACAACCCTGTAGCTGCAAAGATGTCATTG GATGTAATGATTGAACTCTATCGCCGAAACATCTGGAATGATGCAAAAACTGTGAATGTTATTGCTACAGGTTGTTTCTCAAAAGTCACAAAG ATTCTGGTAGCTGCTCTGAAGTTTTTCCTTGGCCATGAAGATGGAGAGAAGGATGAATCGGACAGTGAAGAG GATGAGCCTCCAAAGACGGAGAAATCACTCAGACTGTCACACAGGGTCGGCAAACACACCAAGAAGAGACAGAAAAAGCTGGACCGAGCCCTGCAAGCTCTGAAA AAACacaagaagaaaaagaaaaccgCAGAAGTATTCAACAACTCTGCCTTGCATCTTCTCCACGATCCACAAG ATATGTGTGAAAAGTTGTTCAGTCAGTTGGAAAAGACAACAGAGAGGTTTGAGGTGAAGCTGATGATGATGGACTTGGCCTCCAGGTTAATTGGAATACACCAG CTGTCTGTGATGAACTTTTATCCATTTGTACAGCGCTTTTTGCAGCCACACCAGAGag AAGTGACgaaaattcttttatttgcTGCCCAGTCCAGTCATGAGTTAGTTCCCCCTGAT GTTATTGAAGGTGTATTAAGAACCATTTCCAATAATTTCATCACAGATAGAAATGCGGGAGAGGTGATGGCAGTAGG GATGAATGCAGTTAAAGAGATATGTGCACGATGTCCTTTAGCCATGTCCACAGATCTGCTCGGTGATTTAGTTCAGTATAAATCTCACAAAGATAAAG GTGTGATGATGAGTGCCAGGGCCTTGTTACAGCTGTACAGAAAAGTCAACCCTGACCTTCTCAATAGGAAGGACAAG GGACGACCAACAGAAGCCATGGCAGAGACAGAACCTCTAGTGTATGGGGGACAAGTTGCCAAGGACTTCATCCCAGGAGCAGAAATCCTACCAGAGGAGGCTGAACCAAAAGAGGAGAAGGAGAAAAATG ATTGGGAGTCCTGTAGTGATGAGTCAGATGAGGAGGGAGAATGGATAGATGTGCATCATTCATCAGATGAAGAAGCAAAA GAGGATGAACCACAGATCAGCAAAGAAGAAAGACTAAAGAAGGCACAGACTGTGTCCAGTAATCGTATTCTGACAGCAGAGGAATTTGAGCAGATTCAGAAGAGACAAGCACTAAAGGAGGTTGAAGGAAGACACGGGAAGAGGAAAAGGGAAGGGGGTCAGGAGGAGGAGGGTGGAGG ATTGCTGACGCTCTCTACAATAGAAAATGTTCACAAAAAAAGGGCACATGACAAGGAAAGTCGATTATCAACAGTAATG GCTGGAAGAGAAGGAAGGGAAAAGTTTgggaaaaatcatgaaaaaatgaATCCGCATGCTAGCAGTACCAACAAAGACAAGCGTAGAAATAAGGCATTTATGATGATAAAGCACAAGGTGCAGAGGAAAAAAATCAAGAGATCTTTTCGTGACAAACAG ATAGCTCTACGGAACTCATTACTAAAGAGACAGAAAGCAAAGAGATAG
- the LOC128157279 gene encoding probable bifunctional dTTP/UTP pyrophosphatase/methyltransferase protein, whose translation MLQPILHQLNSTRIVLASSSPRRKQILGNINLKFDTAKSNFEENLDKSSFSSPIEYVRETARQKILEVAQRLYQEEPPPELIIGADTIVTDGKNIFEKPSSKDHAIQMITSFSGKSHKVLTCVVLVTPKSSKTFKGRDTLNDQLDITQFEEISEVFMPELPKEVIKSYVDTGESMDKAGGYGIQAIGGSLISGIRGDYFNVMGFPLHKFCVELRNIYKM comes from the exons ATGCTGCAACCAATTTTACACCAGCTGAATTCTACCAGAATAGTCCTTGCAAGTAGTTCCCCGAGGAGAAAACAGATTCTGGGAAATATT aatctGAAATTTGATACAGCAAAGTCAAACTTTGAAGAAAACTTGGACAAGTCATCTTTTTCAAGTCCAATAGAATATGTCCGTGAAACTGCCAGACAGAAGATACTAGAAGTAGCTCAAAGGTTGTATCAAGAAGAG cCACCACCAGAGTTGATAATTGGAGCTGACACAATAGTAACAGATGgaaagaatatttttgaaaagccAAGCAGCAAAGACCATGCAATTCAAATGATAACAAG TTTCAGTGGAAAAAGTCACAAGGTTTTAACTTGTGTAGTGTTGGTTACACCTAAATCTTCAAAAA CATTCAAAGGCAGAGATACATTAAATGACCAACTCGATATCACACAGTTTGAGGAAATATCTGAAGTCTTCATGCCAGAATTACCCAAAGAAGTCATCAAATCTTATGTTGACACTGGAGAATCAAT ggaCAAAGCTGGTGGATATGGGATTCAAGCCATTGGTGGGAGTTTAATCAGTGGGATTCGTGGTGACTACTTCAATGTTATGGGATTTCCTCTTCACAAATTTTGTGTGGAACTaagaaatatatacaaaatgtag
- the LOC128157277 gene encoding protein ABHD18-like, which yields MSVFDSLFRNLILTSQFVKGWGQPSHLKRLLDLRKVLSVRDAAYTLVDKNHQVDILHEKVEGNVRVLEGEFHSPWDKIIPGVMPSVVKKSRFQMIIPNRWQGPSRPVCIHHGGTGDHGYLIRRRLMAEPLLNDHGIGSIIIESPFYGSRKPKDQFRSSLQNVSDLIVMGGALMFETVVLLHWCEEQGWGPFCLTGISMGGFMSSLAATIWPKPIGLVPCLAGVTASPVYTRGILTKAVRWDVLKNSYYEDKEYEHEIRKKLDSPEKRTGRFSKDYSIQDYHSDVERALQRIREAGSQVDGIGTAIRQLRTVNDWKAKSFSPTSNNLSLLKNDKSQQLKSLDAEIMDFMFEMMDEFTHLGNYSVPVDTSMILSVVAEEDAYVPRDNVIRLQDLWPGSKVKVIPGGHVLSIVNNRQLFRDCIAECLAKFNTEIV from the exons ATGAGTGTCTTTGACAGTCTTTTTCGAAACCTCATCCTCACAAGTCAATTTGTGAAAGGTTGGGGACAGCCAAGTCACTTAAAAAG GCTGTTGGATTTGAGGAAAGTCCTCTCAGTCCGGGATGCAGCTTACACTCTTGTCGACAAAAATCACCAAGTGGACATTTTGCAT GAGAAGGTAGAAGGAAATGTTCGAGTGTTAGAGGGGGAGTTCCACTCCCCATGGGACAAAATCATTCCAGGGGTGATGCCCAGTGTTGTCAAAAAGTCCAG GTTTCAGATGATAATCCCCAACAGGTGGCAGGGCCCGTCTCGACCAGTGTGTATTCACCATGGAGGAACCGGTGACCAT gGATACCTTATTCGTAGAAGACTTATGGCAGAGCCATTGTTAAATGACCATGGCATTGGGTCGATCATTATTGAGAGTCCTTTCT ATGGTTCAAGGAAACCAAAAGACCAATT CCGCTCCAGTCTTCAGAATGTGAGTGACCTAATTGTGATGGGCGGGGCACTGATGTTTGAGACGGTGGTGCTACTTCACTGGTGTGAGGAGCAGGGATGGGGACCATTCTGCCTGACAGGAATCTCTATGGGGGGATTT ATGTCTTCTCTGGCTGCCACCATTTGGCCCAAACCGATTGGACTGGTTCCCTGTCTAGCTGGTGTTACGGCCTCCCCAGTGTATACTAGG GGTATTCTTACTAAAGCTGTGAGATGGGATGTGTTGAAGAACAGTTATTATGAAGACAAGGAGTATGAGCATGAAATCAGAAAGAAGCTGGATTCTCCAGAG AAAAGGACTGGCAGATTTTCTAAAGACTATAGTATACAAGACTATCACAGTGATGTGGAGCGTGCCCTTCAGCGAATCAGAGAGGCGGGGTCACAGGTTGACGGCATCGGAACGGCCATCCGACAGCTGAGGACCGTCAACGACTGGAAGGCCAAGTCATTCTCTCCTACCTCCAATAACTTATCCTTGCTCAAAAATGACAAATCTCAACAGCTTAAGTCGTTGGATGCCGAAATAATGGACTTCATGTTTGAAATGATGGATGAGTTTACTCATCTCGGAAATTATTCTGTACCGGTGGATACCTCCATGATCTTATCTGTTGTGGCTGAGGAAGATGCATATGTTCCCCGTGATAATGTGATAAGACTGCAGGACTTGTGGCCAGGTTCAAAGGTGAAGGTCATTCCTGGAGGACATGTGTTGTCAATAGTTAACAACAGGCAATTATTTAG GGATTGTATAGCTGAATGTCTAGCGAAGTTCAATACTGAGATTGTCTGA